In the Flavisolibacter tropicus genome, one interval contains:
- a CDS encoding glycoside hydrolase family 20 zincin-like fold domain-containing protein — protein MKKIVCFPILLLLGSGVPGAYAQKKTAATTVTQQEVKVVPVVKVAPSINLSAASLVLAPGMSKQERKAAEMLLEEVEKRSMVRWPIEDQLAKEGKTSVVLGRRSELIRAYPELANSLTTNNADKPEGYQIVCTKQNQIIVAGNDARGVLYGAGRLLRLLNYSPATVSLNANTAINTAPQYPLRGHQLGYRPKTNSYDAWDVKMWEQYIRDLVIFGANAIELIPPVSDDDSTSPHFPLPQIKMMAEMSRIAADYGIECWVWYPALEKSYADPATVQKAVKEWGDVLRQLPRVDAVFVPGGDPGHTPPKDLFPMLEKQTAQLQKLHPGAKMWMSPQGFTADWMNDFYQLMKAEPIWLEGIVFGPQQRESIQDLSAKLPKRYKLRFYPDITHTIRAQYPVPDWDFAYRYTLNREPINPRPIDEANIFRKLQPIMAHGFLTYSEGCNDDVNKFVWSGLGWDASADITSILTDYSRYFIGADKADAFAQGLLSLEQNWRGPLAVNQTVQTTLLQFQDMERTATPSQLLNWRFQQAMYRAYYDASLRSRLITEMAQEEKAMEILRKAPLLGSVSAIEAAKQALDRNNCSPSIFRGRAFELAEALYQSIRMQLSVSKYKAIAIGRGANLDLIDFPLTNAPWLNSRLAEVEKLSTEADRLRMINDILNYNNPGAGGFYDDLGNPYAQPHLVKGTSYDDDPAYLQAPMSGFTVRFQDNTARVSAATFAESLHDRPLEMLYTNLNKNAQYRLRIVYGAEAKSDIQLMANGSYTVHPMRAKEMNLQPVEFDLPTSLTENGQLRLSWTRPAGLGGSGRGAQVSEVWLIPVTEAPASATKPL, from the coding sequence ATGAAAAAGATTGTTTGCTTCCCCATCCTCCTCCTTTTAGGGAGTGGCGTTCCAGGCGCTTACGCCCAAAAGAAAACGGCCGCTACTACTGTAACGCAACAAGAAGTAAAAGTTGTGCCCGTAGTGAAAGTTGCTCCCTCCATTAATTTATCGGCAGCTAGTTTGGTACTGGCACCAGGCATGAGTAAACAAGAGCGAAAAGCTGCTGAAATGTTGCTCGAAGAAGTAGAAAAGCGCAGCATGGTTCGTTGGCCCATAGAAGATCAATTGGCAAAGGAGGGCAAGACCTCTGTTGTACTGGGACGCCGGTCGGAATTGATCCGTGCCTATCCGGAGTTGGCCAATAGCTTAACAACGAACAATGCCGATAAACCAGAAGGATACCAGATTGTTTGTACAAAGCAAAATCAAATTATTGTAGCCGGTAACGATGCACGTGGTGTACTCTATGGCGCTGGTCGTCTGTTACGCCTGTTAAACTATAGTCCTGCTACTGTTTCGTTGAATGCTAATACTGCTATCAACACGGCACCGCAATATCCCTTGCGCGGCCACCAGTTGGGTTACCGTCCTAAAACTAATTCATACGATGCCTGGGATGTAAAAATGTGGGAGCAATACATTCGCGACTTGGTGATCTTTGGCGCCAATGCTATTGAATTGATCCCGCCGGTATCAGATGATGATTCCACCAGTCCGCACTTCCCGCTTCCGCAAATAAAAATGATGGCCGAAATGTCGCGCATTGCGGCCGATTACGGCATTGAGTGTTGGGTCTGGTATCCGGCCCTGGAAAAAAGCTATGCAGACCCTGCTACCGTTCAAAAAGCAGTGAAGGAGTGGGGTGATGTTCTTCGTCAGTTGCCACGCGTAGATGCTGTTTTTGTACCGGGTGGCGATCCGGGCCATACACCACCGAAAGATCTTTTCCCGATGTTGGAAAAGCAGACGGCACAATTGCAAAAGCTGCATCCGGGTGCTAAAATGTGGATGTCACCACAGGGCTTCACCGCCGATTGGATGAATGATTTCTACCAGCTCATGAAAGCCGAACCTATCTGGCTGGAAGGGATTGTGTTTGGCCCACAGCAGCGGGAAAGTATACAGGATCTTAGCGCTAAATTGCCAAAGCGTTACAAGCTTCGCTTTTACCCGGATATCACGCATACCATCCGTGCGCAATACCCAGTACCGGATTGGGACTTTGCTTACAGATATACACTAAATCGCGAGCCGATCAACCCGCGCCCTATCGATGAAGCCAATATATTCCGTAAGCTGCAGCCGATTATGGCACATGGCTTTCTTACCTACTCAGAGGGCTGTAATGATGATGTAAACAAGTTTGTATGGAGTGGCCTGGGTTGGGATGCTTCTGCAGATATTACCAGCATTCTTACTGATTATAGTCGCTACTTTATTGGCGCTGACAAGGCCGATGCTTTTGCACAGGGTTTGTTATCTCTGGAGCAGAACTGGCGCGGTCCATTGGCGGTAAACCAAACGGTGCAAACAACCTTGCTGCAGTTCCAGGATATGGAGCGTACAGCTACCCCTTCGCAACTGTTAAACTGGCGCTTTCAGCAGGCTATGTACAGAGCCTATTACGATGCATCGTTACGTAGTCGCCTGATCACGGAAATGGCCCAGGAAGAAAAAGCAATGGAGATACTCCGTAAAGCACCTTTACTGGGTTCAGTTTCTGCAATAGAAGCCGCTAAACAAGCGTTGGATAGAAACAACTGTTCGCCTTCTATATTCAGAGGCCGGGCATTTGAGCTGGCCGAAGCCCTTTATCAAAGCATACGCATGCAGCTAAGTGTGTCCAAATACAAAGCCATTGCCATTGGCCGCGGCGCCAACCTCGATCTGATCGACTTCCCATTAACAAATGCGCCCTGGTTAAACAGTCGCCTGGCTGAAGTAGAAAAGCTGTCAACAGAGGCCGATCGCTTGCGCATGATCAATGATATTTTGAATTACAACAACCCGGGTGCTGGTGGTTTCTATGATGACCTTGGTAACCCATATGCACAACCGCATTTGGTAAAGGGTACCAGCTATGACGATGACCCTGCCTACTTGCAGGCGCCTATGTCGGGCTTTACCGTTCGTTTTCAAGATAATACGGCCCGTGTATCGGCGGCTACGTTTGCCGAGTCTTTACACGATCGTCCATTAGAGATGCTATATACGAATTTGAATAAAAATGCGCAATACCGCCTGCGGATAGTATATGGTGCGGAGGCAAAGTCTGATATTCAATTAATGGCCAATGGTTCATATACCGTGCATCCAATGCGTGCCAAAGAAATGAACTTACAGCCAGTGGAGTTTGATCTGCCCACTTCGCTGACTGAAAATGGCCAGTTGCGTTTATCATGGACACGCCCTGCCGGTTTAGGGGGTAGCGGCCGTGGGGCGCAGGTTTCAGAGGTTTGGTTGATCCCAGTAACTGAAGCTCCTGCTTCCGCAACTAAACCACTATAA
- a CDS encoding HpcH/HpaI aldolase family protein, with the protein MMKLKSSRVKKILREGGICYGTMLRMLRTPQAVALCASQHWDYVILDTEHNDYDLETLSNFCLASKYVDMDLYVRVPDKLYHQMAQMLDVGAEGLILPQVRTDEEARRIINATKYAPLGKRGVSLSETVTLFGDYSQAAYTQWANEELMNIIQIESEEGVNNVGKILSNKGIDAVMIGPADMSQDMGISGQLEHPRLEEAFHEIIEQCNKYDVAPGIHFSKMEYVEKWVKEGMRFVTYSYDSKFIKDAYSESLQKLRSFKPAQTLV; encoded by the coding sequence ATGATGAAACTAAAGTCAAGCCGTGTTAAAAAGATCTTACGGGAAGGAGGTATCTGTTATGGTACCATGTTGCGGATGTTGCGCACGCCGCAAGCCGTTGCCCTTTGTGCTTCCCAGCACTGGGATTATGTGATCCTGGATACCGAGCACAATGATTATGATCTAGAGACCCTCAGTAATTTCTGCCTGGCATCTAAGTATGTAGATATGGACCTTTATGTTCGTGTGCCCGACAAATTATACCACCAAATGGCGCAAATGCTGGATGTGGGTGCTGAGGGTTTAATACTGCCCCAGGTAAGAACAGATGAAGAAGCCAGGCGCATTATCAATGCTACCAAGTATGCGCCTTTAGGAAAGCGCGGTGTTAGCTTGTCTGAAACAGTTACCCTTTTTGGCGACTACAGCCAGGCGGCCTATACCCAATGGGCCAATGAAGAATTGATGAACATCATCCAAATTGAAAGTGAAGAGGGCGTAAATAATGTCGGTAAAATACTTTCCAATAAAGGCATCGATGCAGTAATGATTGGCCCGGCCGATATGTCTCAGGATATGGGCATTTCTGGTCAGTTGGAACATCCCCGATTGGAAGAAGCCTTCCATGAAATAATTGAGCAATGCAACAAATACGATGTAGCGCCCGGTATTCATTTCTCCAAAATGGAGTATGTAGAAAAATGGGTGAAGGAGGGAATGCGCTTTGTAACCTATAGCTATGATAGCAAATTCATAAAAGATGCTTATAGCGAGTCGTTGCAAAAGCTACGGAGTTTTAAACCCGCACAAACACTAGTTTGA